The Chloroflexota bacterium genomic sequence GGTTCGTAGAACGGATTCGACCTGGAATCTCTCCGACTCACGGATGCCTTGCAGCAGTTCAGCCAGGATCAGGTCACCGATGAGAAGTTCCCGGTCTTCGGCGATCAACTGCTTTAGTCGTTGAGTTGAGGGTGTTTGGTGGCCGCGAAAAAAGGCGATCATGACCGAGCTATCAATCAGCGTCGACATCGTAGTCAACCTTGTCATCGTCATCGGCGATGAACCGCGATGTCCGCATCTCGTCCAGATCACCTTCCCAGTGGACAGCACCCTCCAGGGTCAAGAGTTCTCTCTGGCGTTTGATGCGCACCAGGGTTCGTAACGCCTCGTCAATAACCTGCCGCTTGGTCTTGATACCGGTTAAGCGCATGGCTTCGGCCACCAATTCATCGTCTAAAACAACGTTGGTTCGCATATGGACCTCCAAGGAGTGTGTATAACCGTGTGTGATTACACACATCCATCTATCATTTGTCAA encodes the following:
- a CDS encoding type II toxin-antitoxin system VapB family antitoxin; the encoded protein is MRTNVVLDDELVAEAMRLTGIKTKRQVIDEALRTLVRIKRQRELLTLEGAVHWEGDLDEMRTSRFIADDDDKVDYDVDAD